The DNA window GCGAAAACCGATGGAGGTGCCCCCATGACCGATGACCTGAGCCGTTCTCTGATCGCCTTCGAACAGAATAGCACCATGGTTGTAGTACTGGAGATGAGCCAATCAAGCTGGCTCGCCGCCGGAGTTGTTCCTGGCATTGAAAGACGACCCTTGAAGAAATTGAATCCCGATCCAACGGCGCTCCTGCGTTTGGTGGAGGGTTGGCGCGATCATGCGATGAAAGCCGGTCGAATGATCACTCGGATCGTTCTGGCTTTCGAGGCCGGCCGGGATGGATTCTGGTTGGCCCGTTGGTTGCGCGCTCGCAGTATCGAGCCCTTTGTCATCCATTCGACGAGCGTCGCAGTGTCACGCGAGCATCGCAGGGCAAAGACAGATCGTCTCGACACCGAGATGCTCATTCGTGTGTTCTTAGGATGGCTGCGTGGTGAGCCTCGTCACTGCAAAATGGTCGCGATCCCAACGCTTGAGGAAGAAGACGCCAGGCGCCCAAGCCGCGAGCGCGAAAGCCTGATCGGTGAACGCACTAGGATTATCAATCGCATGAAAGCGGCGCTGATCCGTCTTGGCATCCGCGGCTTCAAGCCAGAACTGCTCAAGGCGCCACAGCGCCTTGAAGCACAGTATACAGCGGAGGGCGTGCCAATCCCACCAAACATGCTTGATGAATTGCGGCGCGATATGGCGCGGCTGGCTTGGGTCCGCGAGCAGATCAATGCAATCGAGCAGGCTCGGCTTGAACGCCTGGAACAGGCGCCGAGCACTGGCCCGCATGCAATGGTGCGGATGTTGGCAAGCATCATCGGTGTTGGTGTCGAGACAGCGGATATGCTGGTGCAGGAGATCCTGTCGCGAAACCTTCGAGATCGACGGGCCGTAGCTCGTTACGCCGGCCTCACCGGGTCTCCTGACGAGAGCGGGGTCAAACGACGTGAGAAGGGCTTGGCGAAGGCGGGCAATGCACGCGTGCGGCGCGGCCTCATTCAGCTGGCGTGGCGCTTCCTGCGCTTCCAGAAGGAAAGCGCACTGGGGCAATGGTATCGAGCCAGGACCGAAGGTGCGGCGGGAAAGCGCAAAACGACGATGATCGTTGCACTTGCCCGAAAGCTTCTGATCGCACTGTGGCGCATGGTTACGACCGGAGAAATCCCCGCTGGTGTCGCGTTGCGGACGGCGGCGGCTTGAACATCTTATCGAGGAGCAGCAAATCCAGTTTCAGCGTCCTTTGCGCCTTGGCGACAGCCGCTGATCATGATCCGAGGTGGTGGTGACCCGAACACAGCCATGGCTTTGAAGCCGTGTCCAGAATGGGCCCGCCGCCTCGGAGCCTCACCGCAGAAGCGAATAGTTGCTTCATGGTCCGGGTCCCGCATGGCCCAACCGAATACAAGGTTGCGGCGCGACCATCGCGCCCGAGCGTGGGCTCCCCTCGGATCAACTATACCGAACCTCGAACAACGAAGGACATAGAGTTGCAGTAACACTTGACACGAAAGTCCTCATACAAGGCTGTGTGAAAACGTGCACGCGCGGAGAACTCGCAGAATTGTTTTCTCTCTTTTCTTCTTCCGACGGTGACTGGCAGATCGCCTCTTCTCTTATTGAACGCAATCGAGACTAACTTTCTACGCGCAAGTTCGACGTCGGAGTTTTCACACAGCCTGGGTCAAAACCGGAAAAGCTCTCTGCGAGCATATGTTTTTCGCGGTAGGGACGCGAGTTACCCCGCGCCCACCCGCGCCGTCATGACAGACCAACCTGGGCTACTACCTTATCTAGCCGCCCCCCATTCCGACGGTCTTCGGCACTTTGAGCGGATCGTAGGGCAACGGGTTTTTCGGGTTCTGCAGATTCGGGAGCATGTCAGTCGAGGCTCCGCCAGGGAAGCGCTCGATGTTCGGATACTTGATAATCGACTGGTTGAACTCGTTAAGCGGAATGTCAATCAGCGAAAGAGCCCAACCATTGTCCATGCCGGCGTAGCGACCCGGCGACGAGGTCGGGTTGCGGGTCGCGACCGCACCGTTGAACATCATGTCGTATTTCTCGTAGGGGTCCATGGTCAGGTTGTAAATGGAAGGCACGGCGCCCATGCTCAACGTCGCACCCATCCAGGTATCTTTCGAAGAATAGAGTGCCTTCCACGCCATCTTTACGTCGGGCGCCTCGGGGTCCAGAGCGATGTCGGCACGAACGCCTGAGAAGTTCTCGCCGTCGATGTAGATCCACCCGTTGCGCGCCGAGTGGTTGGCTTCACCCGTCACGTAGGCGCTGTTGTCGATGCCATCGAAATAGATCGGCTTGCCGTTGTTGTCCAACGTCTCGCCCTTGGTCGGCGACTTGAGACCAACCATCGCGGCCGTCGTCGGCCACACGTCCATGTGCGACATCATTTCGTGGAGGACCAGCCCTGCCGGAATTTTGCCCGGCGCCCACATGATACCGGGAACGCGCCAGCCGGCCTCGAACGGTGAGCCCTTTTCGCCGCGGAACGGATGGGTGCCGGCGTCGGGCCACGCGTCCTGCCAGGCCCCGTTGTCGGCGGTGATGATGACAATCGTATCGGGCGCTTCGGCGCGGATGACGTCCATGATCCGGCCGATGTTGTAGTCGAGCTCCAGCATCGAATCCGAGTAGTTGCCAAGGTGCGACTTGCCCGCGAACATCTTGTTCGGGCTGGTGGGCTGGTGCATCTTCATGAAATTGACGTCCATGAAGAACGGCTTGCTGTCCTTTGCGTGTTTCTTGATGTATTCGATCGCCGAATCGGTCTGTCGCATATCGAAATCGGCGAGATTTTCGAGCGTGATCACCGCGCCGTTGTTGCCCTTCACTGCCGGCTTGCCCGCCGTGCCTTCCCATTCGTAGAGGTTCACGACGCTCTGGTACATCTTCCAGTATTCGGCGTTACCTTTCGGGAACCACGGGTGAGCGTCGTGAGCCGTGTCGCTGTAGCCGTAGACGCCGGGATAGTATGCGGCGAACTCCTTCATCTCGTCGAAGCCATGATTGATCGGATAAAACTTCTCCACATCGCCGAGATGCCACTTGCCGGAGTAGTAAGTGGAATAGCCGTTCTTCTGGTAGAACTCGGCGATGGTGGGTGTTTCCGGCCTTAGGCCGTTCGGGTCGCCGGGAACGACGACGACCGACATGGCCGAGCGGATCGGAATGCGCCCGGTTATGAACGAAGCTCGGCCCGCGGTGCAGCTGGCCTGGCCATACCAATTGGTGAACATCGCTCCTTCCTTGGCAACGCGATCGATGTTCGGCGTCGGGTGCCCGAGGGCCGAGCCACCGAGGTAGCAACCGAAGTCGGCCCATCCGGTATCATCGGTCATC is part of the Bradyrhizobium erythrophlei genome and encodes:
- a CDS encoding arylsulfatase translates to MTFHTRSMWFGLLAAATVAISPAAAQKKANVVMLMTDDTGWADFGCYLGGSALGHPTPNIDRVAKEGAMFTNWYGQASCTAGRASFITGRIPIRSAMSVVVVPGDPNGLRPETPTIAEFYQKNGYSTYYSGKWHLGDVEKFYPINHGFDEMKEFAAYYPGVYGYSDTAHDAHPWFPKGNAEYWKMYQSVVNLYEWEGTAGKPAVKGNNGAVITLENLADFDMRQTDSAIEYIKKHAKDSKPFFMDVNFMKMHQPTSPNKMFAGKSHLGNYSDSMLELDYNIGRIMDVIRAEAPDTIVIITADNGAWQDAWPDAGTHPFRGEKGSPFEAGWRVPGIMWAPGKIPAGLVLHEMMSHMDVWPTTAAMVGLKSPTKGETLDNNGKPIYFDGIDNSAYVTGEANHSARNGWIYIDGENFSGVRADIALDPEAPDVKMAWKALYSSKDTWMGATLSMGAVPSIYNLTMDPYEKYDMMFNGAVATRNPTSSPGRYAGMDNGWALSLIDIPLNEFNQSIIKYPNIERFPGGASTDMLPNLQNPKNPLPYDPLKVPKTVGMGGG
- a CDS encoding IS110 family transposase, which encodes MTDDLSRSLIAFEQNSTMVVVLEMSQSSWLAAGVVPGIERRPLKKLNPDPTALLRLVEGWRDHAMKAGRMITRIVLAFEAGRDGFWLARWLRARSIEPFVIHSTSVAVSREHRRAKTDRLDTEMLIRVFLGWLRGEPRHCKMVAIPTLEEEDARRPSRERESLIGERTRIINRMKAALIRLGIRGFKPELLKAPQRLEAQYTAEGVPIPPNMLDELRRDMARLAWVREQINAIEQARLERLEQAPSTGPHAMVRMLASIIGVGVETADMLVQEILSRNLRDRRAVARYAGLTGSPDESGVKRREKGLAKAGNARVRRGLIQLAWRFLRFQKESALGQWYRARTEGAAGKRKTTMIVALARKLLIALWRMVTTGEIPAGVALRTAAA